A single window of Myxocyprinus asiaticus isolate MX2 ecotype Aquarium Trade chromosome 48, UBuf_Myxa_2, whole genome shotgun sequence DNA harbors:
- the LOC127437281 gene encoding troponin I, fast skeletal muscle-like, with product MSEKKMSSSRKHHLKSLMLSIAKGLLEQEEKDRDVERKRYMAETCPALSLPGSMQALQDLCRELHHKIEVTDEERYDLEIKVNKCAKEIEDMNIKVIDLKGKFKKPVLRKVRMSADAMLQALLGSKHKVSLDLRANLKQVKKEVKEEDKELRDVGDWRKNIEDKSGMDGRKKMFESEA from the exons ATGTCAGA GAAAAAGATGTCATCCAGTCGCAAGCATCATCTAAAG AGTTTGATGCTGTCCATCGCTAAAGGTTTACTTGAACAGGAAGAAAAGGACAGAGATGTGGAGAGGAAGAGATACATGGCAGAGACCTGCCCAGCTCTGTCTCTTCCAGGATCCATGCAAGCTTTGCAG GACTTGTGTAGGGAACTTCATCACAAAATAGAGGTTACTGACGAAGAGAGATACGATCTGGAAATAAAAGTAAACAAGTGTGCAAAGGAG ATTGAGGACATGAATATCAAAGTCATTGACTTGAAGGGAAAATTTAAGAAGCCAGTTTTGAGGAAGGTGCGCATGTCTGCCGATGCTATGCTTCAAGCACTGCTCGGCTCCAAACACAAAGTGTCTCTGGATTTGAGGGCCAACTTGAAACAAGTCAAGAAGGAGGTCAAAGAGGAG GATAAGGAACTTCGTGATGTTGGTGACTGGCGCAAGAACATTGAGGATAAGTCTGGCATGGATGGCAGGAAGAAGATGTTTGAATCTGAGGCTTGA
- the LOC127437282 gene encoding troponin I, fast skeletal muscle-like — translation MSEKRMSSSKKHSLKSMMLAVAKDLLDAEEIEKKEERKKYMEEHCPALSNPSSKEELQELCKELHSKISVIDEERYILEHKANMVVSEVKDLNIKIIDLKGKFKKPPLKKVRMSADAMLQALLGSKHKVSMDLRANLKQVKKEVKEEDKELRDVGDWRKNIEDKAGMGGRKKMFESES, via the exons ATGTCGGA AAAACGGATGTCTAGTAGTAAAAAACACAGCCTGAAG AGCATGATGCTCGCAGTTGCAAAAGATTTACTGGATGCAGAGGAGATTgaaaagaaggaagaaaggaagaagtACATGGAAGAACACTGTCCTGCATTGTCAAACCCAAGCTCCAAGGAGGAACTGCAG GAGCTTTGCAAAGAGTTACACTCAAAAATCAGTGTTATCGATGAGGAAAGATATATTCTAGAGCACAAAGCCAACATGGTTGTCAGTGAG GTCAAAGACTTAAACATCAAGATCATCGACTTGAAGGGCAAGTTCAAGAAACCTCCTTTGAAGAAAGTGCGCATGTCCGCTGATGCTATGCTTCAAGCTCTGCTCGGCTCCAAACACAAGGTGTCCATGGACCTGAGAGCCAACCTGAAACAAGTGAAGAAGGAGGTCAAAGAGGAG GATAAGGAACTGCGTGATGTTGGTGACTGGCGTAAAAACATTGAGGATAAGGCTGGCATGGGTGGCAGGAAGAAGATGTTTGAATCTGAATCTTGA